A single region of the Gaiellales bacterium genome encodes:
- a CDS encoding FAD-binding oxidoreductase, whose protein sequence is MPESADIAIVGAGITGLATAHALTRDGHRSVAVFDRSWPGSGDSGRSFSMVRRHYSNAVTARLAMSGSQTIADWENEVGVADAGYVRCGYLLTVPERLAAACRDNVSRLQRIGLDTHFLEPDEIGQVEPELSTDGVAGAAYEPDGGFADAQKMCLGWFAAASSRGLRHELGCGVRSLRVENGRVTGIETDRGFTAAGTVVLATGAWTNDLLRPVGAEQPIELRRLQVVIARRDPGAPLPSAVCSDGVTNVVVRPDRGRRFCAVAYAGEDPLDRADDCDHAASAGYADVVRKSVAERYPRLGDFTVERAWAGPYDITPDWNPIMGPCPGIEGLYLAVGWSGHGFKLSPAVGEVVAAEVTGRTPPVDVSELRPGRFAAGRLLRLAYGPGARA, encoded by the coding sequence CTCGCGACCGCGCACGCGCTCACCCGCGACGGGCACAGGAGCGTCGCCGTCTTCGACCGATCGTGGCCCGGCTCGGGCGACTCGGGGCGCTCGTTCTCGATGGTGCGCCGCCACTACTCGAACGCGGTCACGGCGCGCCTCGCCATGAGCGGCAGCCAGACGATCGCCGACTGGGAGAACGAGGTCGGCGTGGCCGACGCCGGGTACGTGCGCTGCGGCTACCTGCTGACGGTGCCCGAGCGGCTCGCGGCCGCGTGCCGCGACAACGTCTCCCGGCTGCAGCGGATCGGCCTGGATACGCATTTCCTCGAGCCGGACGAGATCGGCCAGGTCGAGCCCGAGCTCTCCACCGACGGCGTCGCCGGCGCGGCCTACGAGCCCGACGGCGGCTTCGCCGACGCGCAGAAGATGTGCCTCGGCTGGTTCGCGGCCGCCTCGTCGCGCGGCCTGCGCCACGAGCTGGGCTGCGGCGTCCGCTCGCTGCGGGTCGAGAACGGCCGGGTGACCGGCATCGAGACCGACCGCGGCTTCACGGCCGCCGGCACCGTCGTGCTCGCGACCGGCGCCTGGACGAACGACCTGCTGCGTCCCGTCGGCGCCGAGCAGCCGATCGAGCTGCGGCGTCTCCAGGTGGTCATCGCCCGCCGTGACCCGGGCGCACCGCTGCCCTCGGCCGTCTGTTCCGACGGCGTCACGAACGTCGTCGTCCGCCCCGACCGCGGCCGCCGGTTCTGCGCCGTCGCCTACGCCGGCGAGGACCCGCTCGACCGCGCGGACGACTGCGACCACGCCGCCTCGGCCGGCTACGCCGACGTCGTCCGCAAATCGGTGGCCGAGCGCTACCCGCGCCTGGGCGACTTCACCGTCGAGCGGGCCTGGGCGGGGCCGTACGACATCACCCCCGACTGGAACCCGATCATGGGCCCGTGCCCGGGCATCGAGGGCCTTTACCTGGCGGTCGGCTGGAGCGGCCACGGCTTCAAGCTCTCCCCCGCCGTCGGCGAGGTCGTCGCCGCCGAGGTGACCGGCCGGACGCCGCCCGTCGATGTGTCCGAGCTGCGCCCGGGCCGGTTCGCCGCAGGCCGGCTGCTGCGCCTGGCCTACGGGCCGGGCGCGCGCGCCTGA
- a CDS encoding DUF4232 domain-containing protein — translation MRKRLGVALVTAAAVIGAAGAVEVHAAGAATSVPRCRQAQLGLAQPQSTGAAGSVRLRFVFTNVSASTCKLFGFAGMQLLNARQQPLPTYIQRGSSAVVPPEPEADVVMTPGQHGSFYAGYSDSPVGGQACKVSTSVEVWPPNDAKHFTLKLAIAPCGGLLTLSPVVHGRLPL, via the coding sequence GTGAGGAAGAGGCTCGGAGTGGCGCTCGTGACGGCGGCAGCAGTGATCGGCGCGGCGGGAGCGGTGGAGGTGCATGCGGCCGGCGCCGCGACCAGCGTGCCGCGGTGCCGGCAGGCCCAGCTCGGGCTGGCCCAGCCGCAGTCGACCGGCGCGGCGGGCAGCGTGCGCCTGCGGTTCGTGTTCACGAACGTGAGCGCGTCGACGTGCAAGCTCTTCGGCTTCGCCGGCATGCAGCTCCTGAACGCGCGCCAGCAGCCGCTGCCGACGTACATCCAGCGCGGCTCGAGCGCGGTCGTCCCGCCGGAGCCGGAGGCGGACGTCGTCATGACGCCCGGCCAGCACGGCTCGTTCTACGCCGGCTACTCGGACTCACCCGTAGGCGGGCAGGCGTGCAAGGTCTCGACGTCCGTCGAGGTCTGGCCGCCCAACGATGCCAAGCACTTCACGCTGAAGCTCGCCATCGCGCCGTGCGGCGGCCTGCTCACGCTCTCGCCCGTCGTGCACGGACGGCTGCCGCTGTAG
- a CDS encoding DUF11 domain-containing protein encodes MDARKLLAGAALGLALVMASASQAVAVLPTAPDPTWGTNGKVDVVLRVGSTVYLGGTFTELDDTASTATAPASNLAGIDATTGQPTGFAPTVDAEVFALAASPDGSRLYVGGNFNTVNGKTQKKIAVFNAATGALMTWKPAAGWPNNVIRAIAVGPSSIYIGGAFTKIGTSAVSRIAELNASDGSLVPGFTTTADNLVRALVLTPTRLYMGGNFATVNGTTQKSLTAVNPTTGATITGVYHPNYPVLALTPGTTRLYGGGGGSGGKALAVNLATGAKMWEQTTDGNVQATAVLNDVPYFGGHFFRYGKTAVNQLVRANASTGALDTTWLPAVTSGFLGVFGLDGEGTNKLYVGGDFTRVQDQKRLNFASFTDGAAAASADLSVVLSGAPASVDVGQDVTFTATVDNAGPDTAQATTVTDVLPAAFTFESAPGCTYDGPSRTVTCPLGAVNTGGGSVAITVTATAAGMIANTASVASTTADPDTSDNSSTATTMITSAGGADLGISTSVPAKVDQGTGFAYTLTVTNNGPNPEPDASVTDALPTNSSLAGSVTTTVGSCSGSATVTCDLGTMASGDTETITIPMTAPGSPQTLVNAASVAGTQFDAVSGNNSSTTYVGVRDPGAAGDSTPPAMTGMTMLDTNQDGFVDQVAVTFNEPLATCAAPCTAGWTLSNVPSGGALQSVSTSGNTATLVIGGWTDQPDTSVSLFKVGLQPGNEIQDMGGNLASFAAAAPADGAGPVPVGFRHQHNTTNGTCAGTVNTAGVPEDCDEITAEWSEPLLPSSIPATTTITIADPAGPGDDTLTIGSFTAGPLHMGSDGFVTADGTSASWASSVLSYSSAQVSLTARILGACTGAGCSALGTVKNVTVAYVPSPTITDPAGNPAGGSFTKTQTMF; translated from the coding sequence ATGGACGCCCGAAAGCTGCTCGCAGGTGCAGCACTCGGCCTGGCCCTCGTGATGGCGAGCGCCTCACAGGCCGTCGCCGTGCTGCCAACGGCTCCCGACCCCACCTGGGGGACGAACGGGAAGGTCGACGTCGTCCTGCGCGTGGGCAGCACCGTCTACCTGGGCGGCACGTTCACGGAGCTCGACGACACCGCCAGCACGGCGACGGCGCCGGCGTCCAACCTGGCCGGGATCGACGCGACCACCGGCCAGCCGACCGGCTTCGCGCCGACCGTGGACGCCGAGGTGTTCGCCCTGGCCGCCTCGCCGGACGGCTCCCGGCTCTACGTCGGCGGCAATTTCAACACGGTGAACGGGAAGACGCAGAAGAAGATCGCGGTCTTCAACGCCGCGACCGGCGCCCTGATGACCTGGAAACCGGCCGCGGGGTGGCCGAACAACGTGATCCGGGCCATCGCCGTCGGCCCGAGCAGCATCTACATCGGCGGCGCCTTCACCAAGATCGGCACCAGCGCGGTCTCCCGCATCGCCGAGCTGAACGCGAGCGACGGCTCGCTCGTGCCGGGGTTCACGACGACCGCCGACAACCTCGTCCGCGCGCTCGTGCTGACGCCGACCCGGCTCTACATGGGTGGGAACTTCGCCACGGTCAACGGCACGACCCAGAAGAGCCTGACCGCCGTCAACCCGACCACCGGCGCGACCATCACCGGCGTCTATCACCCGAACTACCCGGTGCTGGCGCTGACCCCCGGCACCACCCGGCTCTACGGCGGCGGCGGGGGCAGCGGCGGAAAGGCGCTCGCCGTCAACCTCGCCACCGGCGCCAAGATGTGGGAGCAGACGACCGACGGCAACGTGCAGGCGACAGCCGTGCTGAACGACGTCCCCTACTTCGGCGGCCATTTCTTCAGGTACGGGAAGACCGCCGTCAACCAGCTCGTGCGCGCGAACGCCTCCACCGGCGCGCTCGACACGACCTGGCTGCCCGCCGTCACATCCGGGTTCCTGGGGGTCTTCGGGCTCGACGGCGAGGGCACGAACAAGCTGTACGTCGGCGGCGACTTCACCCGCGTCCAGGATCAGAAGCGGCTGAACTTCGCCTCCTTCACCGACGGCGCGGCAGCGGCGTCGGCCGACCTCTCCGTCGTGCTCTCGGGCGCGCCGGCGAGCGTCGACGTCGGCCAGGACGTGACGTTCACCGCCACGGTCGACAACGCCGGGCCGGACACGGCCCAGGCGACGACCGTGACGGACGTGCTCCCCGCCGCCTTCACGTTCGAGAGCGCGCCGGGCTGCACGTACGACGGTCCCAGCCGCACGGTCACCTGCCCGCTCGGCGCGGTCAACACCGGCGGCGGCTCGGTCGCGATCACGGTGACCGCGACCGCCGCGGGCATGATCGCGAACACCGCCTCGGTGGCCTCGACGACCGCCGATCCCGACACATCCGACAACAGCTCCACCGCCACGACCATGATCACGAGCGCGGGCGGCGCCGACCTCGGCATCTCCACCTCCGTGCCCGCCAAGGTCGACCAGGGCACCGGCTTCGCCTACACGCTCACGGTGACGAACAACGGGCCCAACCCGGAGCCCGACGCGTCGGTCACGGATGCGCTGCCGACGAACTCCTCCCTCGCCGGTAGCGTCACCACCACCGTCGGGTCGTGCTCCGGGTCTGCGACCGTGACGTGCGACCTGGGCACCATGGCGTCGGGCGACACCGAGACGATCACCATCCCGATGACGGCGCCGGGCTCCCCCCAGACGCTGGTCAACGCGGCCTCCGTCGCCGGTACGCAGTTCGACGCCGTCTCCGGCAACAACTCGTCGACCACCTACGTCGGCGTGCGCGACCCGGGAGCCGCCGGCGACAGCACGCCGCCCGCGATGACCGGCATGACGATGCTCGACACCAACCAGGACGGCTTCGTCGACCAGGTCGCGGTCACGTTCAACGAGCCGCTGGCGACCTGCGCGGCGCCGTGCACCGCCGGGTGGACGCTCTCGAACGTGCCGTCCGGCGGCGCCCTCCAGTCGGTCTCGACAAGCGGCAACACCGCGACGCTCGTGATCGGCGGCTGGACGGACCAGCCCGACACGAGCGTGAGCCTGTTCAAGGTCGGGCTCCAGCCGGGCAATGAGATCCAGGACATGGGCGGGAACCTCGCGTCCTTCGCGGCCGCCGCACCGGCCGACGGCGCAGGGCCGGTGCCGGTGGGCTTCCGCCACCAGCACAACACGACGAACGGCACCTGCGCCGGGACGGTGAACACGGCCGGCGTCCCCGAGGACTGCGACGAGATCACGGCCGAGTGGAGCGAGCCGCTCCTGCCGTCCTCGATCCCGGCGACGACCACGATCACGATCGCCGACCCGGCCGGGCCGGGCGACGACACGCTCACGATCGGGAGCTTCACGGCCGGCCCGCTGCACATGGGGAGCGACGGCTTCGTGACCGCCGACGGCACGAGCGCGAGCTGGGCGTCGTCGGTGCTCTCGTACTCGAGCGCGCAGGTCTCGCTGACCGCCCGCATCCTGGGCGCGTGCACCGGCGCCGGCTGCAGCGCCCTCGGCACCGTGAAGAACGTCACGGTCGCCTACGTCCCGTCGCCGACGATCACCGACCCGGCCGGCAACCCCGCCGGCGGCTCGTTCACCAAGACCCAGACCATGTTCTGA
- a CDS encoding glycerol-3-phosphate dehydrogenase/oxidase has translation MSETALGPAARAAALERMRSERFDLLVVGGGITGVGIALDAATRGLSVALVEAHDIAVGTSSRSSKLIHGGLRYLEMRDFGLVREALRERRLLLTKLAPHLVRPVPFLFPLRHRVWERPYMGAGLLLYDTMGGARHVPRTQHLSKRAALRSAPALRPDSLVGAVRFHDAQEDDARFAVHVARTAAGHGAAIATRATVTGFARDEAGRVVGAHVRDGLGGGELDVRARHTLVAVGVATDRVLELATGRPQHALRPSKGIHVLVPRSAIRMETGLFMRTEKSIFHAIPWGRDHWLLGDTDTEWDGEPDTPVANRADVDYVLAKVNSVLVRPVEKTQICGVYAGLRPLVAAEGTASTTRLSREHRLFAPLPGLTAIAGGKYTTYRVMARDAVDAAAGDLGGVRPSRTHEVPLVDAAGEVDALVAAEAALAGPIAGTRHRAADAVHACTHEGALDLDDVLTRRLRVSIEVPDRGRAAAAAIAPLVGSALGWSDARAADELARYLRLRDAEAAAEGAPDDATARARYTAVLDAPKGV, from the coding sequence GTGAGCGAGACGGCGCTCGGCCCGGCCGCCCGGGCCGCGGCGCTCGAGCGGATGCGGAGCGAGCGGTTCGACCTGCTCGTCGTCGGCGGTGGGATCACCGGCGTCGGCATCGCCCTGGACGCGGCCACGCGCGGCCTGTCGGTCGCCCTCGTCGAGGCGCACGACATCGCCGTCGGCACCTCCAGCCGCTCGAGCAAGCTCATCCACGGCGGCCTGCGCTACCTGGAGATGCGCGACTTCGGACTCGTCCGCGAGGCGTTGCGCGAGCGCCGCCTGCTGCTGACGAAGCTCGCCCCGCACCTCGTCCGGCCGGTGCCGTTCCTCTTCCCGCTCCGGCATCGGGTGTGGGAACGGCCCTACATGGGCGCCGGCCTCCTGCTCTACGACACGATGGGCGGCGCCCGCCACGTGCCCCGCACGCAGCATCTCTCGAAGCGGGCAGCGCTGCGCTCGGCGCCGGCCCTGCGTCCCGACTCGCTCGTCGGCGCGGTGCGGTTCCACGACGCGCAGGAGGACGACGCCCGTTTTGCCGTGCACGTCGCCCGCACCGCGGCCGGCCACGGCGCCGCGATCGCGACCCGCGCGACGGTCACCGGCTTTGCCCGCGACGAGGCCGGCCGGGTCGTCGGCGCACACGTGCGCGACGGCCTGGGCGGCGGCGAGCTCGACGTCCGCGCCCGGCACACGCTCGTCGCGGTCGGCGTCGCCACCGACCGCGTGCTCGAGCTCGCGACCGGGCGCCCGCAGCATGCGCTGCGGCCGTCCAAGGGCATCCACGTGCTCGTGCCGCGGTCCGCCATCCGGATGGAGACCGGGCTCTTCATGCGCACCGAGAAGAGCATCTTCCACGCCATCCCGTGGGGCCGGGATCACTGGCTGCTGGGCGACACCGACACCGAGTGGGACGGCGAGCCGGACACGCCCGTCGCCAACCGGGCCGACGTCGACTACGTGCTCGCGAAGGTGAACAGCGTGCTCGTCCGGCCCGTCGAGAAGACGCAGATCTGCGGCGTCTACGCCGGCCTGCGGCCGCTGGTCGCCGCGGAGGGGACGGCGTCGACGACCCGGCTCTCCCGCGAGCACCGCCTGTTCGCGCCGCTGCCGGGCCTGACGGCGATCGCCGGCGGCAAGTACACGACCTACCGGGTGATGGCCCGCGATGCCGTCGATGCGGCCGCCGGCGACCTGGGCGGCGTCCGGCCGTCACGTACGCACGAGGTGCCGCTGGTCGACGCCGCCGGCGAGGTCGACGCCCTCGTCGCCGCCGAGGCGGCGCTGGCCGGGCCGATCGCCGGCACCCGCCATCGCGCGGCCGACGCCGTCCACGCCTGCACGCACGAGGGCGCCCTCGACCTGGACGACGTCCTCACCCGTCGGCTGCGCGTCTCGATCGAGGTGCCCGACCGCGGCCGGGCCGCCGCCGCCGCGATCGCCCCGCTCGTCGGATCGGCGCTGGGCTGGTCGGACGCGCGGGCGGCGGACGAGCTGGCCCGCTACCTGCGCCTGCGCGATGCCGAGGCCGCCGCGGAGGGCGCCCCCGACGACGCCACCGCCCGCGCCCGCTACACCGCGGTGCTCGACGCACCCAAAGGGGTCTGA
- a CDS encoding FGGY family carbohydrate kinase has protein sequence MAAPTVTLALDQGSSSTRCVAYDARMEQVATAVSRVETARPGPGMVEHDPDDLLAGALAAIAETRAACEGEVAAIGIANQTETFVLWECDTGRAVTPVVSWQDQRAEDLCRALAPQPAAERIGPVTGLALDPTFSAPKLAWLFGRDPALLARAEAGELAFGDVACWLAWHLSGGAGRVTEPSNACRSLLLDVETMAWDDGLLDLFGVPAALLPEVRDSDGSGLVTAAGVAGFEAPVAAMLGDQQAALYGQGCTAPRMAAMTLGTGAFVWKNAGGERPDPAEGVLATVAWQTAREGRTYALEAFGANAGNALGVLRGSGLVDANWRTQTPNWREPHPVVVPAPAGLGTPHWHGVDRVTVVGASSATTAADLAAAWVAGVAHQIADALAAQEASGGIDVLRVGGGLAADRTLLQAVADLSGRVLDVATDLEATARGIATLAAASVGALDPGAAGHAVAHRVEPALPADARERERARWRDALEVHMRPEAG, from the coding sequence GTGGCCGCGCCGACCGTGACCCTCGCCCTCGACCAGGGCAGCTCGAGCACCCGCTGCGTCGCCTACGACGCGCGGATGGAGCAGGTGGCGACCGCGGTCTCGCGGGTCGAGACGGCCCGGCCCGGCCCGGGCATGGTCGAGCACGATCCAGACGATCTGCTCGCCGGGGCGCTGGCCGCGATCGCCGAGACGCGCGCTGCCTGCGAAGGCGAGGTGGCCGCGATCGGGATCGCCAACCAGACCGAGACCTTCGTCCTCTGGGAGTGCGACACGGGACGGGCGGTCACCCCGGTCGTGAGCTGGCAGGATCAGCGGGCCGAGGATCTCTGCCGCGCGCTCGCGCCGCAGCCGGCGGCGGAGCGGATCGGCCCGGTCACGGGGCTCGCGCTCGACCCGACGTTCTCGGCGCCGAAGCTGGCCTGGCTGTTCGGCCGCGACCCGGCGCTGCTCGCGCGGGCGGAGGCCGGCGAGCTTGCCTTCGGCGACGTCGCCTGCTGGCTTGCCTGGCACCTCTCGGGCGGCGCCGGGCGTGTCACCGAGCCGTCGAACGCCTGCCGCAGCCTCCTGCTCGACGTCGAGACGATGGCCTGGGACGACGGCCTGCTCGATCTCTTCGGGGTGCCCGCGGCGCTGCTCCCGGAGGTGCGCGACTCGGACGGCTCGGGCCTCGTGACGGCGGCCGGCGTGGCCGGGTTCGAGGCGCCGGTGGCGGCGATGCTCGGCGACCAGCAGGCGGCCCTCTACGGCCAGGGCTGCACTGCGCCGCGCATGGCCGCGATGACGCTCGGCACCGGAGCCTTCGTGTGGAAGAACGCCGGCGGCGAGCGGCCCGACCCGGCCGAGGGCGTGCTCGCGACGGTCGCCTGGCAGACCGCCCGGGAGGGCCGCACCTACGCGCTCGAGGCCTTCGGCGCCAATGCGGGCAACGCGCTCGGCGTGCTGCGCGGCAGCGGGCTGGTCGACGCCAATTGGCGCACGCAAACCCCCAATTGGCGCGAGCCGCACCCCGTGGTCGTGCCCGCCCCGGCCGGCCTGGGCACGCCGCACTGGCACGGCGTCGATCGCGTCACCGTCGTCGGGGCGAGCAGCGCGACCACGGCTGCCGACCTCGCCGCCGCCTGGGTCGCCGGCGTCGCCCACCAGATCGCCGATGCCCTCGCCGCCCAGGAGGCGTCCGGTGGGATCGATGTTCTGCGCGTCGGCGGTGGGCTCGCGGCCGACCGGACGCTCTTGCAGGCCGTGGCCGATCTCTCCGGACGGGTGCTCGACGTGGCCACCGACCTGGAGGCGACGGCGCGCGGGATCGCGACGCTTGCGGCGGCGTCCGTGGGCGCGCTCGATCCCGGCGCGGCGGGGCATGCCGTCGCCCATCGCGTCGAGCCGGCCCTCCCGGCCGACGCCCGCGAGCGCGAGCGGGCACGCTGGCGCGACGCGCTCGAGGTGCACATGCGGCCGGAGGCGGGGTGA
- a CDS encoding glycine cleavage T C-terminal barrel domain-containing protein codes for MGTDISAGDTPYDAGLGFCVALHKGEFNGREALAEAAANGRTRALRTLLVGGDGYLPLYGGEAVRVDGRTVGRARSCAYGFTVKRNIAYAYLPADLAEGAAVEVEVLGEPVAAEVAADVLYDPEHLRVRG; via the coding sequence ATGGGCACCGACATCTCGGCCGGCGACACGCCGTACGACGCCGGCCTGGGCTTCTGCGTCGCGCTCCACAAGGGCGAGTTCAACGGCCGCGAGGCGCTCGCGGAGGCCGCCGCCAACGGCCGCACCCGCGCACTGCGCACGCTGCTCGTCGGCGGCGACGGCTACCTGCCGCTCTACGGCGGCGAGGCGGTGCGGGTCGACGGCCGCACCGTCGGGCGGGCGCGCAGCTGCGCCTACGGCTTCACGGTCAAGCGCAACATCGCCTACGCCTACCTGCCGGCCGACCTGGCCGAGGGCGCGGCGGTCGAGGTCGAGGTGCTGGGCGAGCCGGTCGCCGCCGAGGTCGCCGCCGACGTCCTCTACGACCCCGAGCACCTGCGCGTGCGCGGCTGA
- a CDS encoding response regulator: MGGTTTEDARPPLPGRDPVVSARRIGETAADSAPGRVRVLLVDPDEVAGRQLQRQLHEFGAGFEVAVAGRLSTALAHLATSPTDAVLADLSLPDSNGLETLARLRAGASELPILVLAGREDEELALEALGAGASDYLLKGRASRDLVARAVQYAIERERLLVAERESRRDAEAARSSALRTQRALEASEKRRRSLLGSMLRAEEAERQRIAVELHDDTVQVMVAALVGMDACQATIDRDDPGGAVESMARARATLSEAVDRVRRMSFELRPPLLDAQGLGPAVTDLVAEVAAECDLERRVDVSLRRYSPEIEILTYRTIRELMANVRKHARAHRVELDLHEERSAVVCTLTDDGVGFDAGGIERATGRLGMRLHLGLDATIERVRVAGGTFSIESAPGGGTSVRFAIPIHRQGDVRAG; this comes from the coding sequence GTGGGCGGGACGACAACCGAAGACGCCAGGCCTCCGCTGCCGGGGCGCGACCCGGTCGTCTCCGCCCGCCGCATCGGCGAGACCGCCGCCGACTCCGCCCCCGGCCGGGTTCGCGTGCTCCTGGTCGACCCGGACGAGGTTGCCGGCCGCCAGCTCCAGCGCCAGCTGCACGAGTTCGGCGCCGGCTTCGAGGTCGCGGTCGCCGGCCGGCTGAGCACGGCGCTCGCCCACCTCGCGACCTCGCCGACCGACGCAGTCCTGGCCGACCTCTCCCTGCCCGACTCGAACGGGCTCGAGACGCTGGCACGGCTGCGGGCGGGCGCGTCCGAGCTGCCCATTTTGGTGCTGGCCGGGCGCGAGGACGAGGAGCTCGCCCTCGAGGCGCTCGGCGCCGGCGCCAGCGACTACCTGCTGAAGGGGCGGGCCAGCCGCGACCTGGTCGCCCGGGCCGTGCAGTACGCGATCGAGCGCGAGCGCCTGCTCGTGGCCGAGCGCGAGAGCCGCCGCGACGCCGAGGCCGCCCGCTCGAGCGCGCTACGCACCCAGCGGGCGCTCGAGGCCAGCGAGAAGCGGCGCCGCTCGCTGCTCGGCTCGATGCTGCGGGCCGAGGAGGCCGAGCGCCAGCGGATCGCCGTCGAGCTCCACGACGACACGGTGCAGGTGATGGTGGCGGCGCTCGTCGGCATGGACGCCTGCCAGGCGACGATCGACCGCGACGACCCCGGCGGGGCGGTCGAGAGCATGGCCCGGGCGCGGGCAACGCTGTCGGAGGCGGTCGACCGCGTGCGCCGGATGAGCTTCGAGCTGCGGCCGCCGCTGCTGGACGCGCAGGGCCTCGGGCCGGCGGTCACCGACCTCGTCGCCGAGGTCGCCGCCGAGTGCGATCTCGAGCGCCGCGTCGACGTCTCGCTGCGCCGCTACTCCCCCGAGATCGAGATCCTCACCTACCGCACCATCCGCGAGCTGATGGCAAACGTCCGCAAGCACGCCCGGGCGCACCGGGTCGAGCTCGACCTGCACGAGGAGCGCTCCGCCGTCGTCTGCACGCTGACCGACGACGGCGTCGGCTTCGACGCCGGCGGGATCGAGCGCGCCACCGGCCGGCTGGGCATGCGGCTCCACCTCGGCCTCGACGCGACCATCGAGCGCGTCCGCGTCGCCGGCGGCACCTTCTCGATCGAGTCGGCGCCCGGGGGCGGCACCTCCGTGCGCTTCGCGATCCCGATCCACCGCCAGGGCGACGTCCGGGCCGGTTAG
- a CDS encoding MFS transporter gives MLRQGTRIVTVMVLVEILTSLALGATATALGWQAYERRHDPLVLGLLGLAEFVPAVLLALPAGHVIDHHDRRLVAGLGLAWGTAIAIVLAIDAAAGDTAVWPLYALAFAWGVGNAFVGPTLGPLLAAGVAAENLSRMFAMVTSAGQAAMIAGPAIGGITQAIGAPAPYLFAAAFSGAAAILLPLVPRAIGVAHVGDHEPQLADVLDGVRLILRSRPLLGAISLDLMAVLFGGATALLPVFARDILHVGAAGNGILRAAPGVGAVVVGALISARPIQRRVGATLFAVVALFGFFTIVFGVSTSFVLSLFALAALAGADMVSMVVRSTLSPLLTPPALRGRVSAVERVFIGASNELGAFESGVAAALIGAVPAVVLGGAASIAVAGVWAWRFPELRRIDRFDELSPEPAALEGLRMRTAPAPDGSRPP, from the coding sequence ATGCTCCGGCAGGGAACCCGCATCGTGACCGTGATGGTGCTCGTCGAGATCCTCACCAGCCTCGCGCTGGGGGCGACGGCGACCGCGCTCGGCTGGCAGGCCTACGAGCGCCGGCATGATCCGCTCGTCCTGGGGCTGCTGGGCCTGGCCGAGTTCGTGCCCGCCGTGCTGCTGGCGCTGCCGGCGGGCCACGTCATCGACCACCACGACCGCCGCCTCGTCGCGGGGCTCGGCCTGGCCTGGGGAACGGCGATCGCCATCGTCCTCGCGATCGATGCGGCGGCCGGCGACACGGCCGTGTGGCCGCTCTACGCGCTCGCGTTCGCCTGGGGCGTCGGCAACGCCTTCGTCGGCCCGACGCTCGGCCCGCTGCTGGCCGCGGGAGTCGCCGCCGAGAACCTCTCGCGGATGTTCGCGATGGTCACGTCGGCGGGGCAGGCGGCGATGATCGCCGGCCCCGCGATCGGCGGCATCACCCAGGCCATCGGCGCGCCGGCGCCCTATCTGTTCGCGGCCGCCTTCTCGGGCGCCGCGGCGATCCTCCTGCCGCTCGTGCCGCGCGCGATCGGCGTCGCCCACGTCGGCGATCACGAGCCGCAGCTGGCCGACGTGCTCGACGGCGTGCGCCTGATACTCCGCAGCCGGCCCCTGCTCGGGGCGATCTCGCTCGACCTGATGGCGGTGCTGTTCGGCGGCGCGACGGCGCTTCTGCCCGTGTTCGCCCGCGACATCCTCCACGTCGGCGCGGCCGGGAACGGGATCCTGCGGGCGGCGCCCGGGGTGGGCGCGGTCGTCGTCGGCGCGCTCATCTCGGCCCGGCCGATCCAGCGCCGCGTCGGGGCGACGCTGTTCGCGGTCGTCGCCCTCTTCGGCTTCTTCACGATCGTGTTCGGCGTCTCCACGAGCTTCGTGCTCTCGCTGTTCGCCCTGGCCGCGCTGGCCGGCGCCGACATGGTCAGCATGGTCGTGCGCAGCACGCTCTCGCCCCTGCTCACGCCGCCTGCGCTGCGAGGCCGGGTCAGCGCCGTCGAGCGGGTGTTCATCGGCGCGTCGAACGAGCTCGGCGCGTTCGAGTCAGGGGTGGCCGCGGCGCTCATCGGGGCGGTGCCGGCGGTCGTCCTCGGCGGGGCGGCGTCGATCGCGGTCGCCGGCGTCTGGGCGTGGCGGTTCCCCGAGCTACGCCGCATCGACCGCTTCGACGAGCTCAGCCCCGAGCCGGCCGCGCTCGAGGGGCTGCGGATGAGGACGGCCCCCGCCCCCGACGGGAGCCGTCCCCCGTGA
- a CDS encoding formaldehyde-activating enzyme: MGTSERSLDGAIGEGWSGTDPDGCHVNVILARRGSATAAALMTAFTTPRQGHSPILVCVGPDKGHYEPIWPPTVMMNKSTLAGDRHAKITYGATQLGVGQGVLDAVADDLLPPTDETIVFVAVWIDTGAADETAVREAARRATRKAVGMAVTGRDPAAARDLADRRDSLRSPYYSGS; this comes from the coding sequence ATGGGCACGTCAGAACGCTCGCTCGACGGGGCGATCGGAGAGGGCTGGTCGGGCACCGACCCGGACGGGTGCCACGTGAACGTGATCCTCGCGCGCCGGGGCAGCGCGACCGCCGCCGCGCTGATGACGGCGTTCACGACCCCGCGCCAGGGGCACAGCCCGATCCTGGTCTGCGTCGGGCCGGACAAGGGTCACTACGAGCCGATCTGGCCGCCGACGGTGATGATGAACAAGTCGACGCTGGCCGGCGACCGCCACGCCAAGATCACCTACGGCGCGACCCAGCTCGGCGTCGGCCAGGGCGTCCTCGACGCCGTCGCCGACGACCTGCTCCCACCCACCGACGAGACCATCGTGTTCGTGGCCGTGTGGATCGACACCGGCGCCGCCGACGAGACGGCGGTCCGCGAGGCCGCGCGGCGGGCGACGCGCAAGGCGGTCGGCATGGCCGTCACCGGCCGCGACCCGGCCGCCGCGCGCGACCTGGCCGACCGCCGCGACAGCCTGCGCAGCCCGTACTACTCGGGCAGCTGA